A genomic segment from Desulfurella amilsii encodes:
- a CDS encoding ABC transporter ATP-binding protein, protein MKTILEAKNIVKYFGSDESKTYALKGVNLTAYYGEVLYIVGPSGSGKTTLLSIISGILRPNEGTVTVKDKNIWQMKDDDLADFRLNHIGFVFQDYHLFPKLTTTENVSIPLFLKRQNWDKSLKEAKYYLEVMGLGSKADLPVYKLSGGEQQRVAIARAVVSKPDILIFDEPTASLDGETGRQIIAFVKEHLLTQERTIIIVTHDSRIFEFANRILHMEDGKLKQTTDNGNHLDAQKCDIKLEAEAQ, encoded by the coding sequence ATGAAGACAATATTGGAAGCTAAAAATATAGTCAAGTACTTTGGCTCTGATGAGAGCAAAACATACGCACTAAAAGGCGTAAACCTCACAGCTTATTATGGAGAGGTGCTATACATTGTGGGCCCATCAGGCTCTGGCAAAACTACGCTGTTGAGCATAATCTCTGGGATTTTGCGCCCAAACGAAGGCACAGTAACAGTAAAAGACAAAAATATATGGCAGATGAAAGATGATGATCTTGCAGACTTTCGACTAAACCACATAGGTTTTGTCTTTCAAGACTACCATTTGTTTCCAAAGCTTACCACTACAGAAAATGTAAGCATACCGCTATTCTTAAAAAGGCAAAATTGGGATAAATCCCTAAAAGAAGCAAAGTACTACCTTGAAGTTATGGGGCTTGGCTCAAAAGCAGATTTACCCGTGTATAAACTCTCAGGCGGCGAACAGCAGCGTGTGGCAATAGCAAGAGCGGTTGTATCCAAGCCTGATATATTGATTTTTGATGAGCCTACCGCATCGCTTGATGGCGAAACAGGCAGACAGATTATAGCGTTTGTCAAAGAGCATTTGCTGACACAAGAGCGCACCATAATAATCGTTACGCACGATTCTAGGATATTTGAGTTTGCAAACCGTATTCTTCATATGGAAGATGGCAAACTGAAACAGACAACAGACAATGGAAATCATCTTGATGCACAAAAGTGCGATATTAAATTGGAGGCGGAGGCACAATGA
- a CDS encoding HlyD family secretion protein yields the protein MKTKIIFLIASVGILIGLVSAYIYNKRISALPPVHVEKNPYEAGLYATGIIESYQTNGENINIFPDVSGRVTQIFVKDGQSVKKSEPLLKIDDTQQKNITQQAYASVQAALAYLNELKAQPRKETLEVAKAQLEYAAAQLKSAKNQWGKVEKAYNLNPNSVSKNTYDTTKDAYETAKANCQVALKQYDLTKAGAWIYDIQNAQSQYEAALKSYLANKALLDKYTVRAPVNGVVLKVATAVGSYVSPSGSYGTYTQGYGPVVALGNIEKEMEVRCYVDEILVPRLPKPQDMIATAFIRGTDKKIPLEFVSLQPYTTPKIELSNQRTEQVDVRVLPIVFKFRVPKDLTIYPGMLVDVYIGEKK from the coding sequence ATGAAAACTAAGATTATATTTTTGATTGCAAGCGTTGGTATACTAATTGGCCTTGTAAGCGCCTACATATACAATAAGCGCATAAGCGCTCTACCCCCTGTACATGTAGAAAAAAACCCCTATGAAGCTGGCCTATACGCCACAGGCATTATTGAAAGCTACCAGACAAATGGTGAGAATATAAATATCTTTCCTGATGTATCAGGCAGGGTTACTCAGATTTTTGTAAAAGATGGCCAAAGCGTTAAAAAAAGCGAGCCTCTTTTAAAAATAGACGACACACAGCAAAAAAACATTACACAGCAGGCCTACGCTTCAGTGCAAGCAGCTCTTGCCTACCTAAACGAGCTAAAAGCGCAGCCTCGAAAAGAAACGCTTGAGGTTGCAAAAGCCCAGCTTGAGTATGCTGCAGCCCAATTAAAATCAGCGAAAAACCAATGGGGCAAAGTAGAAAAAGCCTATAATTTAAACCCAAACTCTGTAAGCAAAAACACGTACGATACCACAAAGGATGCATATGAGACAGCCAAAGCAAACTGCCAGGTAGCACTAAAACAATATGACCTAACAAAAGCCGGCGCGTGGATATATGACATACAAAATGCGCAAAGCCAGTATGAAGCAGCTCTAAAGTCCTACCTTGCAAATAAAGCGCTGCTTGATAAGTATACAGTTAGGGCCCCAGTTAATGGTGTAGTGTTAAAAGTGGCTACAGCTGTTGGAAGCTATGTATCACCATCTGGCTCATACGGCACATACACGCAAGGCTATGGACCTGTTGTTGCGCTTGGCAACATTGAAAAAGAAATGGAAGTTAGATGCTATGTGGATGAGATCTTAGTACCAAGGCTGCCAAAACCACAAGATATGATAGCTACTGCTTTTATAAGGGGCACAGATAAGAAAATCCCGCTTGAGTTTGTAAGCCTTCAGCCATACACCACACCAAAGATAGAACTATCAAACCAAAGGACAGAACAAGTAGATGTAAGGGTACTGCCTATAGTGTTTAAGTTTAGAGTGCCAAAAGACTTAACAATTTATCCTGGCATGCTTGTGGATGTATATATAGGAGAAAAGAAATGA
- a CDS encoding efflux transporter outer membrane subunit, with protein sequence MRHRIILGLTLAAFLSSCALYSSPKNVKVQIPSKFEYKINSTNSTLSQNWWENFNDPTLNNVIKTALENNLNYKIALKNIQIAQTYVGQNQSALLPTINATYSSTRNKPSLNQNLSPLTSSNKIYNLHQAGLSASYELDVWHQIQNSVNQAKANVKLSQADANVVKLTLLSNVAQTYFQLSALDLSIENFTKQLESAREILKLNEDQYKSGLINIEPVENAKTQTENIKTVLNNLIKQKQITQNTLAYYLGKYPEDFSIKPLIKGFDSQIYAKLIPPQVPSTVLTQRPDVKEAMYNVLSYAYAQKQALANFFPVFNLTANYGYASTNLSNFIENASNVWSFGLNILAPIFNYKKNTSIYERSKLQYEQAVLNYRNTVINSFNEVDSALASYKKDNEALLSYQKNYQSAKNLYDIYKAQYEAGTVDYITYLNYRINLLTAQYNFINQNLLVREDVISIYNALGMGLSSD encoded by the coding sequence ATGAGACACAGAATAATTTTAGGTTTAACCTTAGCTGCATTTTTATCATCTTGCGCTTTATATAGTTCGCCAAAGAACGTTAAAGTGCAGATACCTTCTAAATTTGAGTACAAAATAAACTCAACCAACTCTACGCTAAGTCAAAACTGGTGGGAAAACTTCAACGACCCAACGCTTAATAATGTAATCAAAACAGCACTGGAAAACAACTTAAACTACAAAATTGCACTAAAAAATATTCAGATTGCGCAAACCTACGTAGGCCAAAACCAATCAGCCCTTTTGCCAACAATCAACGCCACATACTCATCAACACGCAATAAACCTTCTTTAAACCAAAACCTATCTCCGCTGACTAGCTCAAACAAGATATACAACCTTCATCAGGCAGGGCTATCTGCTTCTTACGAGCTTGATGTGTGGCACCAGATACAAAACAGCGTAAACCAAGCAAAAGCCAATGTAAAGCTCTCACAAGCTGATGCCAATGTAGTCAAGCTTACACTGCTAAGCAATGTAGCTCAAACCTACTTTCAGCTTAGCGCGCTTGATCTTTCCATAGAGAACTTCACCAAACAGCTTGAATCAGCAAGAGAAATTCTCAAACTAAACGAGGATCAATACAAAAGCGGCCTTATCAATATAGAGCCCGTAGAAAATGCAAAAACGCAGACAGAAAACATAAAAACAGTCCTAAACAACCTCATAAAGCAAAAGCAAATTACTCAAAACACACTTGCCTACTACCTGGGTAAATACCCAGAAGATTTTTCTATTAAACCGCTCATCAAAGGATTTGACTCACAAATATATGCAAAGCTAATACCTCCTCAAGTACCCTCTACAGTTTTAACCCAAAGGCCAGATGTAAAAGAAGCCATGTACAATGTGCTCTCTTATGCCTATGCCCAGAAGCAGGCGCTTGCAAACTTCTTTCCTGTGTTTAACTTAACCGCCAACTATGGTTATGCATCTACAAACCTTTCAAACTTTATAGAAAATGCAAGCAACGTCTGGAGCTTTGGGTTAAATATCCTAGCACCCATATTTAATTACAAAAAGAATACAAGCATCTATGAGCGCTCAAAGCTTCAATACGAGCAGGCGGTATTAAACTACAGAAATACCGTGATAAACTCCTTCAACGAAGTTGACAGCGCCCTTGCCTCATACAAAAAAGACAATGAAGCGCTGCTTAGTTATCAAAAAAACTATCAATCGGCCAAAAATCTCTACGATATCTATAAAGCTCAATACGAAGCAGGCACGGTAGATTACATAACATACCTAAACTACAGGATAAATTTGCTCACTGCTCAATACAACTTCATAAACCAAAACCTGCTTGTTAGAGAAGACGTCATTAGCATATACAATGCGCTTGGCATGGGACTATCTTCAGATTAG